Part of the Chitinophagaceae bacterium genome, GTTTTGATAAAGTCACTATCTGTATCTATTTGCACTATCCCCCTGTTATCAAAAATTAGACTTGAAAGGTATTTTTAAAAATTAAAATTACGAATATGAAGTTACAAATCCATTTTTTACTGCTCATACTTGCATTCTCATTCATTACAAACAAAGCTCATGCATGGGAAATACCCGGTGTGCCACAACAGCCTCAATGGTTTATGCCCATAATGTTTGAAGATGCGACAGGGCAAAGAGATACGATATATCTCGGATATGATAGTACATCTACAGCACATTTAACTGGTTTTGATGCTAATTTTGAAACATGGAAGAACTTAGACACAAGTAAGTTTAATGTATATATTCATCAAGCAGGATTTTCACCTGAATTAGTAAAGTATGTAAAAGTTGTGGGCAACTATATACCTAATTACTCAATAAGGTTTGTAAAAGGCGTTTACCCCATTAAAATGAAATGGGTTGACTCACTGATGTATAGTTACAGGCTGCCCTATCCCGAAATTGAAGCGGGTAGGCCTCGGGCAAGAATTGATATGGCTTGTGAATATACAGGAGAACCAGGCTACTTTCCCTGTGGTATAGGTTTTGATATGCCGCCATATATCTTAAGTGACTATGATCATCCTGATTTTAATTCAGAAGCTTGGTATCCCCCCTATGGTTTGGTTCATTCAGACAGTATATATTTTGAAGGCTCAGGATTGTATTTAGCTCAAAATCCGCATTTTTCAAGTGATATTAGATTAACATTACGTCCACACAATGACCCGCTTTCAGTTAATGTTAAGGAAATTGATCCACGACAATTTAAAATATACCCTAATCCATTTGAAAATGATATTTATCTCACAAATAAGACAAACATACTTTCAAAATATAGCATTTATAATGTGTTAGGACGAAAACTGCAAACAGGAATATTAAAAGAAAATTCTAACAGAATTAAAATGGGTGATCATCCTCCGGGAATATACTATATCATCATACATCATGAAAACAATCATTTTACTCAAAAACTTTTAA contains:
- a CDS encoding T9SS C-terminal target domain-containing protein — translated: MKLQIHFLLLILAFSFITNKAHAWEIPGVPQQPQWFMPIMFEDATGQRDTIYLGYDSTSTAHLTGFDANFETWKNLDTSKFNVYIHQAGFSPELVKYVKVVGNYIPNYSIRFVKGVYPIKMKWVDSLMYSYRLPYPEIEAGRPRARIDMACEYTGEPGYFPCGIGFDMPPYILSDYDHPDFNSEAWYPPYGLVHSDSIYFEGSGLYLAQNPHFSSDIRLTLRPHNDPLSVNVKEIDPRQFKIYPNPFENDIYLTNKTNILSKYSIYNVLGRKLQTGILKENSNRIKMGDHPPGIYYIIIHHENNHFTQKLLKL